Genomic DNA from Coregonus clupeaformis isolate EN_2021a chromosome 26, ASM2061545v1, whole genome shotgun sequence:
gtggagggagaggaggtgatgggagaggagagggtggagggagaggagagggtggaggaagggagaggagggtggagggagaggagaggatggagggagggagaggagggtggagggagaggagaggggggagggagaggagagggtggagggaggggaggggggagaggagagggtggagggagaggagagggtagagggagggagaggaggatgggagggagaggaggatggagggagaggagggtggagggagaggagaggagggagggagaggagggtggagggagaggagagggtggtgggagaggaaagggtggagggagaggtggagggagaggagagggtggagggagaggagggtggaggaagaggagggtggagggagaggagatggtggagagggggagaggaggtggagggagaggagagggtggagggagaggaggtgaggagaggaggatggagggagatgaggtgggggagaggagaggagagggtggagggagaggagagggtggagggagaggaggtgggggagaggagagggtggagggagaggatagggtggagggaggggggaatggGAGGTGTTGTAATagagagggcagggaggagggaAAATGTGgagtagagaggtggagggagtgaCAGGAGATATGGACTATTATTCATCTAGTTCTACACTGCCATCTGGTGGCTATTAGGAGACATGGCTCTTACTGCTGTTTTAGTAAAGACCTACATTGTCATTATGAATGGTTTCAACACTCCTTGTTTGCAAACAGTTTTTGCCTGTACTGGTCaatcttttattttttatcccCCACAGTTTCTGACAAAGACAACAAGACCCTCACTGTCAAGGATAATCCTTTACTGAATGAGTGCAGTAATGGTACAAACAACCCGTCCACACATGACCTTGACATGTTATTAGCTGACTGTCCTCACAGAGTAAGTCAGAAACATAAGTACTCTAATAGAACAAATATTTTACTTTAATGTGCACATTTTCTGTTCTCAACAGGATTAGCGAAGTGTGCACAGGAATGTGTGGGCAACGGCACCTGTGCCTGCTTCAAAGGCTACAaactcaaaccagatgggaagaACTGTGAAGGTGGGTGGAATGGAGGCAGCAGCCATATCTTGTTGAATAGTAAATCAGTTGGAATAAATCCCTGTTCATCTAGTATCTCCACAGGACTAGGATATCTTACCTCTTAGATACGCCTTCCATAttatcctctcctcttcctctctccctctctctctcagatataaACGAGTGCCTGCTGGGTGCCAGTAACTGCCGAGTAGGCGAGCGCTGCATCAACACGCTGGGGTCATTCCGTTGCCAAAGAGAGGTCAGCTGTGGTACCGGTTACGAGCTTACCGACAGCAACAACTGCAAAGGTCAGAGGTCGCAACACAACACCTCCTACAGGGGAGAGGGAATATGTAAAGATCAATATGTATGATTCATGATTCATACATCCATGATAAACTGGATACAGActttatctatctatctgtctctctgtctgtctgactgtctgtctatccatccttccttccttccttccttccttccttccttccttccttccttccttccttccttccttccatccatccatccatccatccatccacccatctatctatctatagaaTTTACAATGAAGCTATTGTTGAGTATTTATGAGAATAGATTTGAATCACATACATTTTAATATCATGTAAATCTGCTGATGCTGTCGTACAACATGCCTTCTTCCCCCCAGACATTGACGAGTGTGAGTCGGGCACCCACAACTGCGCCCCAGACTTTATGTGTCAGAACAGTCAGGGGTCATTCCGCTGTCGGCCCAAGAACCAGTGTGGCGATGGATACATCCAGGATGCCCTGGGCAGCTGCATCGGTTAGCATCAGAACCCTGTTACCATGGCAACACATCACCAGGACAACACATCACCCCATCCATCCCACATATACCCCCAAACACAGTAACTTCAATGTACCGTCCACAGTGCCCTctgacatacatacatacactaccggtcaaaagttttagaacacctactctttcaagggtttttctttatttttactattttattctacattctacattgtagaataatagtgaagacatcaaaactatgaaataacacatatggaatcatgtagtaaccagaaaagtgttaaacaaataaaaatatattttatatttgagattcttcaaatagccaccctttgccttgatgacagcttttacactcttggcattctgtcaaccagcttcacctggaatgcttttccaacagtcttgaaggagttcccacatatgctgagcacttgttggctgcttttccttcactctgccgttcgactcatcccaaaccatctcaatttggttgaggtcgggggattatggaggccaggtcatctgacgcagcactccatcactctcctaatTGGtaaaacagtgtcaccagcatagcacccccacaccataacacctcctcctccatgctttacggtgggaaatacacatgcggagatcatccgttcacccacaccacgtctcacaaagacacggcagttggaacaaaaaatctcaaatttggactccagaccaaaggacaaatttccaccggtctaatgtccattgctcgtgtttcttggcacaagaaagtctcttcttcttattggtgtcctctagtagtggtttctttgcagcaattcgaccatgaaggcctgattcacacaggcatgttgagatgtgtctgttacttgaactctgtgaatttatttgggctgcaatttctgaagcttgcaactttaatgaacttatcctctgcagcagaggtaactctgggtcttcctttcctgtggcagtcctcatgagagacagtttcatcatagcgctagatgttttttgcgactgcacttgaagaaaccttcaaagttcttgaaatcttccgtattgactgaccttcatgtcttaaagtaatgatggactgtcgtttcactttgcttatttgagctgttcttgccataatatggacttggtcttttaccaaatagagctatcttctgtaccttcccctaccttttcacaacacaactgattggctcaaacctgttaattgaaatgcattccaggtgactacctcatgaagctggttgagagaatgccaagagtgtgcaaagctgtcatcaaggcaaagggtggctatttgaagaatctcaaatataaaatatattttgatttgcttaacacttttttggttactacatgattccatatgtgttatttcatagttttgatgtcttcactattattctacaatgtagaaaatagtaaaaataaagaaaaacccttgaaagagtaggtgttctaaaacttttgaccggtagtgtacattacaTATgtataacctctgacctctaccaCAGACATCAATGAGTGTCTGGCCCAGACGGGGCCTTGCCACCCTGGCCAGTTGTGTATGAACACGGTGGGCTCCTTCACCTGCCAGAGGAACTCTGTCAACTGTGGCCGGGGATACCACCTCAACGACAACGGCAACCGCTGCGTGGGTACGTACGGCTGCTTCATTTACATACTGAGGCCTCATCGCACCAGTCGGGGCATAAGGCCTCCACAAGATCCCTGTCCTGGGCTATAGTAGACAGCCTCAACATCCCCTGTAACCACCTCAGCACTGATAGACATGGTTCTCTACCATGTTCACCTCCATTGGTTAGCATTAGGAACCTGACACTGTAACCTACATTTCCATGTATTTCTAGTGGCCTCGCTATCCTTCTGCATGCCGATGCATTTGTTTCTTCCTGTAATTtattgtggtctctctctctgccctggtGTAGATATCGATGAGTGTAAAGGTCCTGATGGAGCGTGTGCAGGCCATGGCTGTATCAACCTGGTAGGATCGTTCCGTTGTGAGTGTAAGACTGGCTTCATCTTCAACAGCATCAGCCGCGTCTGCGAAGGTACACACTGACTTCCTACTCCTTGTAGTTACCTAGTAGTTAAAGGACAGTGTAGTGTCAGTTGACATAAGCAGAACACCAATAGTCATGACTGTTTATGACATCTGGTATGTCATCATAATCACAGTGTTATGTAGGTCTTATGACAAAGGGTTCAAGTTAAAGGTTACCGAAGATTGGGTCTGTGCTTGCTTCGGTTTCTTATATACTGTAGATCAGGGATCATCagctagattcagccgtgggccggttttttcttgagtggatgatcagggggctggaacataattacaaataatttgtagacagcaaattgaccgcaagaagcccaaacagatataatatttgactaaatcataatcatttcaaaccttgcttacatttgtatacgatgacatatatctctctattatgcgtgggaatactttggaacagatttcctaaattaaaatcacttggagctgattggctggtgtttttacagtcttttatgtccccaaaaaattaaaaatagaaaataactggcaattggggaaccctgctgtagatATTCAACTTAGTGTCCTTTTCTTCTGTGTCTTAGATATCAATGAGTGCAGGCACTACCCAGGGCGCCTCTGTGCCCACAAGTGTGAGAATGCCGTGGGGTCCTATAAGTGCAGCTGCACCCAAGGCTTCAAGCTGGCCAGCGACGGCAGGAACTGTGATGGTAAGGCAGCCTTCCAATGTTAATAGAGGTGTTTAAATCTGAGCTTCTCTCATTGGCCATCTCTTGTTTTGCCTTACTGAAGTTTGTGGTcatgtgttttataaatgtattctctctctctctctctctctctctctctctctctctctctctctctctctctctctctctctctctctctctctctctctctctctctctctctctctctctctctctctctttctctctctctctctctctctctctctctctctctctctctctctctctctctctctctctctctctctctctctctctctctctctctctcctgttgctCAAGCTCATGTGCAGTACTGTGTATAGATTACTAGTATTATCTAACTGAGTTACATTGTTGTGTGTAGATCTAAATGAATGCGAGAGCAGCCCTTGCAGTCAAGAGTGTGCCAACGTGTACGGCTCCTACCAGTGCTACTGTCGCCGTGGCTACCAGCTCAGTGACAGGGATGGCATCAACTGTGAAGGTAGGAGATGATAGAACACATCTAATGAGCCATAGCCTACTGTGGAACCTAATCAGGAGCCCCATTACGGAGGTATTATTTGTCTTGACTTCCTGTACCCTTTATATCCTCTATTGTTTGACCTCTGATCTTTGACCTCCTCTCCAGACATTGATGAGTGTGCCTTGCCCACCGGGGGTCACATCTGCTCCTACCGCTGCCACAACACCCCCGGGAGCTTCCACTGCAACTGCCCCGCCACCGGCTACACCCTGGCCCCCAACGGACGCAGCTGCCAGGGTAAGTCCTTGCTCCTTATGGGGGTTTAGGGGTTCTCAGCATGGGGGTTATGGTCATTCTTCAGATcagaaggttgctggtttgaatccccgaggtgaaaaatatgttgatgtacccttgagcaagcaacataaccctaattgctcctgtaagttgctctggataagagcgtctgctaaatgaataaaatgtaacagTGATAATTCTGTGAACCAAACTTCTGTAATGAGTAGCCTGAGACCTGAAGAGTTGCATTAGCTCCCATtgctaatgcctaggctttagctcagcggtCTCGTGACGCGCAGGAGACCGATGTTTGAGCCGAGTTTTCATGTTTAATATATAGGATTGTCAATTTTTTGGGTTCTGAATTGATTAATTTCTCTTCCTGTTCAGATGTTGATGAGTGTGTGACAGGGACACACACCTGCTCTGAGACAGAGAGCTGCTTCAACGTGCAGGGTGGATTCAGATGCTTGTTCTTTGAGTGTCCACCCAACTATCGCCGAGCAGGGGAGAAGTgagtacctacctacctacctaaggTCTCTCTCTCGAATACTGGGGGTATATGCCTGTTTTTAGTTCACAGTATCACAAGGTCGCCAGGTATGGAGTTCTCAGTTAAGTTCTCATTGACCAAGGGGGATGACTTTATGTAACTCCTTGTTAATCAGGAGAAcaacccttttcacactactgagccaaacTGAGTCCAGTCAAGGCAAGCATTACTGTGCTGGCCTGGCTAAGCATTGTGAAACGAAAAACATCCCTGCCAGCAGAGTATGGTCAGGTTGGTCCTAAAGTGTGGATCAGGCACAAGTTATTTTATGGCCACTGTTCTACAGTGTATACACAACCTAAACCCCAAACCCAACCTAAACCCCAAACCCAAACCCAACCTCAACCCCAAACCCAAcctcaaccccaaccccaacctcaACTCCAACTCCAACTCCAACTCCAACCCCTACCTCTCTATTGAAGCTGTGCATGCCCAATGTTGATGCTTAATGGCTTCAGTTTTAGGATTCAGTCAAAGCATGTTCTGTTAATGCAGGCAGTTGAATGACAAAATGTAATACTTTCCTTGAGATGTTCTTGCATGACCCTACAGGGGGCAGTGTGACACCTACTGgtccacagaaacacatgagGCTGACTTTGTCCCTACCCACCTAGCCCCACCCAGCTACCAGCATGCCATGCACGGCAAATCAAACTTATACCTCTCTTTTGTTTTCTGTTTgttctatctgtctgtctttgtcttgtcctgtcctgtctcttGCCCCTCTCTCTTCTTACAGTCGTTGTGAACGCTTGCTTTGCAATCAGACTAGCGAGTGCCTGGCCTCGCCTCTGAGAATAACCTACTACCACCTCACCTTCCCCACCAACATCCCCGTGCCCACCAACGTCTTCCGCATGGGCCCGTCCAACACCGTGCCCGGAGACCACGTCCAGATTGCCATAGTCGGCGGCAACAAAGGCGACTTCTTCAGCGCGCAGAGAGTGCCCTCTGGTGGTGTAATGGCTGTGACGAGGCCCATCACAGAGCCGCAGGACTTTGAGCTGTCTCTGGAGATGAGACTGCTGCGTTACGGCACCACCAGCACCTACCTAGCCAAAGTCCTGGTGTTTGTTGTCCAGGAGCAGCCCATCCTACCCTATAACGCCATCCCTGAGTAGAGGGGAGTAGCATAGAGTAACAACAATAACAGCCAAAAAAGAGCAAACACTTCCATGATAAGCAAGCTCATACACAGTTGACATAGACCAGAAGCAGCATTTTTCTGTAATTTGTCTCCTTGTTTTTGGTCTTATTGTGGTTTTTTGATTACTGTAGCTATTCCAAGTATAGCCCCGCAAAATAGGCAAAATGTAATGTACTCTGTTGGAATAGCCGCTAGGTGGCACTCTAGGGCAGGGTATTGAGGTAGTGGCCTGGGGATGCCAATTGATTACTGTATGTGAATTATCATTTGCATGGTGTAGTTGTAGTCCAACATTATCTAATGGTTGATTTGTTTAATGAAATGTTTTGTATTAAAATTGGAATAGACACAATAGACGTTCAATTCGGACACATTTTTTTAACATATGTTTTGTGGACAGCACCAGAGATAGAATTTTTAATTTCAGTAATACATAGCTGGGGGAACTATGACCTGTAAAGCAAGTATGCACTTAATGTTTGGGGTAAGATTATGTGGTTTGTGAAAACGTATTTTCAGTGGCATAGGTACATCTGTTGAATAGAACTGTGATATTCCAGTAGGTGAGTATCAGTGTTTTAAATAGCATATTAAATAGCATATTAGCACTGTCAAGTAATGGTTGATTTGGTGGAAGCAGTTAATTGGTGGATCCACATCCTTCTAATGTGGTCTCACATCCTGACCTAGACTACTTGATATTTTAGGAATAATGTGAAATGCACAGATATATTCCACTGCATACTGCGGGTGTAAAACCAAGCAGACAGTGACTCAAAGGCAAGCCAGAGTAAGTGACAGGCGAAGGATGCAGTCGTGGAAGACTTGGAAATATGCGAGGTACAGAGAAAGAGTATAAATAGCCTAACATGCTGTTAGGCCACTAGTCAGAGCCTGTCTGGGCTGCGTCTTACAATAACTGTAAATTCATCCATGGGTCCCAGGTTTCTCCTGACCTGTCAGGGCAGTAAGGATACACCTGTCTAGTCGGGACAtccttaaaaataaaaacatggtgGTCTGTGCACAGCTACAGATGAAGgattttaatttgatcaccctgttgcaggataacttttctACAACTCAGGAAATCTAAAacctgtagtgtatttgaggtttaaaaaggcttctgaagtttgtaatttccactttgagatatcagacttgattttcccttatgaaaaatgtatcaaccccttcaaaaatgtcaattaattataatccacacaataattcacatttcctgttgctgcaagatTAGTTTCCTtctgtagaaaactggctcaaatgaagatcctacatctgtaaagcaCAATTCGTTTTTTTCTCTACTCTGACAGTGAGTTATTGGGATCTGGGTTCTGGCCGGTGGTCTGAACAATTTGTGGCGGCGCAACATCACCGCTCGGAGAATGAACGATGCCCTGCAGTGTTTGTGTTGGGGCGTTATCAATCTGCCGACTATAAATAATAATTACCCAAAAAATAAAAGGACTTTGCAGCGCTTGACCAGAGGACTTCCATTCCATCCAACAGTCTGTTTTTCTTTCTGGTCTTGAAGTATTGGTTTTTTTCTGTAGGGCTGGGTCTCTCTG
This window encodes:
- the LOC121540599 gene encoding fibulin-1 isoform X1 — encoded protein: MGPGLVILFSLFGVLNGQGGKQMSIEECCKDGRDRGIDKQDCTALPLISESTTCRIVQEQCCAAVLEDSICTNGINMAKDQGGCDTQFPGSTCETKTAKMCCDCCLLGRAAQEKGLPCDHSLSLGYQCGLVSRACCDDGAPDVETNNNLVSDKDNKTLTVKDNPLLNECSNGLAKCAQECVGNGTCACFKGYKLKPDGKNCEDINECLLGASNCRVGERCINTLGSFRCQREVSCGTGYELTDSNNCKDIDECESGTHNCAPDFMCQNSQGSFRCRPKNQCGDGYIQDALGSCIDINECLAQTGPCHPGQLCMNTVGSFTCQRNSVNCGRGYHLNDNGNRCVDIDECKGPDGACAGHGCINLVGSFRCECKTGFIFNSISRVCEDINECRHYPGRLCAHKCENAVGSYKCSCTQGFKLASDGRNCDDLNECESSPCSQECANVYGSYQCYCRRGYQLSDRDGINCEDIDECALPTGGHICSYRCHNTPGSFHCNCPATGYTLAPNGRSCQDVDECVTGTHTCSETESCFNVQGGFRCLFFECPPNYRRAGENRARVERSDTVRCVKSCQPNDISCVLDPVHSISHTFISMPTFREFTRPEEIVFLRTMSPAHSSPHISSDIVFDILEGNVQNSFDIVKRQEHGVIVGVVRQVKPLIGPLNMVLKLAMNYVTSGVVSHRNIVSVHIFVSEFWF
- the LOC121540599 gene encoding fibulin-1 isoform X2 — its product is MGPGLVILFSLFGVLNGQGGKQMSIEECCKDGRDRGIDKQDCTALPLISESTTCRIVQEQCCAAVLEDSICTNGINMAKDQGGCDTQFPGSTCETKTAKMCCDCCLLGRAAQEKGLPCDHSLSLGYQCGLVSRACCDDGAPDVETNNNLVSDKDNKTLTVKDNPLLNECSNGLAKCAQECVGNGTCACFKGYKLKPDGKNCEDINECLLGASNCRVGERCINTLGSFRCQREVSCGTGYELTDSNNCKDIDECESGTHNCAPDFMCQNSQGSFRCRPKNQCGDGYIQDALGSCIDINECLAQTGPCHPGQLCMNTVGSFTCQRNSVNCGRGYHLNDNGNRCVDIDECKGPDGACAGHGCINLVGSFRCECKTGFIFNSISRVCEDINECRHYPGRLCAHKCENAVGSYKCSCTQGFKLASDGRNCDDLNECESSPCSQECANVYGSYQCYCRRGYQLSDRDGINCEDIDECALPTGGHICSYRCHNTPGSFHCNCPATGYTLAPNGRSCQDVDECVTGTHTCSETESCFNVQGGFRCLFFECPPNYRRAGENRCERLLCNQTSECLASPLRITYYHLTFPTNIPVPTNVFRMGPSNTVPGDHVQIAIVGGNKGDFFSAQRVPSGGVMAVTRPITEPQDFELSLEMRLLRYGTTSTYLAKVLVFVVQEQPILPYNAIPE